The DNA segment ataataatataataataatttaataatattccTTTTATGAATGAGATGAGTTGAATATAGCCATTGTATATACTCGGTGCTAAAATTGTGATATTTTAGCACAGAAATTGCACTGAATTAGCATTTTGCACGAGATGTTATCTTATATATATACGTTCATATGAATACATGCATGATCATGAAGTCATGTCGGCCGTTGACGATACATACCTGGCCACGAGGGCACTCGAGAACGGGGCATTCATGTTCATCAAGAAACCTGCGACAATGGAAATCCTACGTTGTTTGTGGCAACATGTTTACAGAGAAAAACGGAGAAACGAAGAGAGATTTCAAGAAATAGCAGCGAATAAGCGCAACAAAAGGTCGGGGATGGATGATAATAACCCCGGATGCCAAGGTCAAGCCAAAGAAAAAATCAAAGGACAAACGGGCGATGAAGATCAACGATATCGTAAGGGTACTTATAACTTGGTTAATGTAGATGATGATAGCAACAAAGGGGTCAAGAGGAAAGTTTGCACGGACTGGACGGAAGAGCTTCACGCCAAGTTTGTGGATGCAGTGGCACAACTTGGTGAAGGGAGTAAGTTTTTTTTGGACGTTCTTCgtttttactttaaaaaaaaagaaagaattcATAGGCTGAGATTTGAAGTTTTCATGTGTTTTTACATGGAAAGTACTGTAGTCGGATTTAATTCGAGTAACTTTATTGTTGTATCAAACTTTTCGTTTCAATTGATATGTTAATGTGTATAGGATGTTTTCCAAAGGAGATTCTCGAGCTTATGGATGTGCCGGGTCTCACAAGAATGCAAGTGGCAAGCCATCTCCAGGTGCTCGCTCTTAATTTGTTGATATTTGGGGGCTAAATTCTTTGTATATACTAGTACTTGTACATATATGTCTACATTCTGTAATACTAATATACGGCATACATTAATCTATGCactgattgattgattgatgagATATTAGCATAAGGGTAGTATCATGTATAGACATCACATGTTTAAATCAATTTTGGATATTTGAATCTAGCATCATAGTAGTTTATATGCGCACGCATGAACTACTCACGTATATTAATATTTCTCCAATATATATTAGATGACTTGACATCTTcttgtaaaattttcattttgagCAGAAATGTCGAAACAATAATTGGCAAACTCCAGAGGAAAGGAGATCGCCTCATGTGCTTGGTGACCTCAATAAGTCACAGCACAAGCCAAGGAAATTCGGGTCAATGCCTCAATTAGGTCGAACCGACACATCTCCCCAATCGGCTCAAATCTCCGGGATACAACCCGAAAACGAGACCCAAAATAATCGCGAAAACGTAGGACATTTCGCACCATCAACCATGACGACCCATGTGCAATTTGAGCCCGGACCGAGCAACATTCACTCATCGGATGATTTCTTCCGTTTTCAAGATCCGGTCCGCCCCATCCGCAACTTTGTCTTCCGTTTTCAAGATCCGGTCCGCCCCATCCGCAACTTTTCCAGTACCGTGCCACAAGGATCCAGGGCTCCTAGGCAAACCTTCATCCCGCAGgtaaattatatgtcatttacAAACTTGTTATTTGTAGacccaaataaaattttttgaaaattatatatattagaaaAACATATCGAACAGGGGAAATTGAATTTTCAACCACGTATATATTGTTGTTGTATGCAGAATTCAGCAGTGGCGAGTGTGGATAGCAGTAGCAAGGGCCAGTGGAGTTCGGAGACATCCAACGTGGAGAGTGATGATCGCTCCGAGACCAAAGACAAGAATATAAAGAGTGAATGAATTTATATGCGAGCTaagaaacaaacaaacaaacaattgAATTGGTATTGGCTTGCTTGATTTGATGTTATTATCTTGTTGAGTGCAAATACGTAGCCAGCTAGAATTATACATGATTACTGCTTATGTTGTTCTTAGTTCAGTAGAAGCCGATTTAATTCTTCCCAAGTATTCAGCTGGATTTCGTCGGTTGGCTTTGTAATTGTCCATTTATCCGGCGGGTTTTGTTGATTTTTTGCTCGATctaatttcttattttttgtGTGAATTCCACCGACTTTGATTTAGTTAACGAACGTGGTAGAATAAGAATAACCgtgattttttaaaagaaataatttttgctATATTGCAAATGAATACATACATATAATTTATTTCATTTCTCATTCAATAACAATATTTTACATAATTTATCTATGACCACAAATAACcatgattttcaatgtttttatgCTTGATTTTCACCGGATTCATTTCTTTTCATTGGTTTGTTTCTTCTTCCTTCGATCAAATTCAACCATGCTTTTATCATACATCGTGGTTTCTTTCTCATTGTTGAATTTAATATTGATTATTAActttatttgagtttttttttttcacgttGTCTTCTTCTTTTGTTTATATGATCGTTGTTCAAGCATCATGTCTTCCTCTTTTTTACTTCCTCcttattttaaaagttatttGGTCCTTCCACATTTTTCGCCACCATTGACAAcatatcaatttttttctataactaatttttttaaaaaaattgaatagaAACTCGCGTAGTTCCTTGATGGTTTATAAAGAATAGTTTTTTATTTCATCCAAGTTTTTCTTGAACTTTTATACTCATGATTATATGTGTTGCAAGCATAcaatatagataaaaaaaatcaatatatttcaaaatatttatatttaagtgTCAAAGTAAATGTATAGAATCATTATTTAAGAATTATGTTgaaactaatatatatatcataattaaGATCTAAAGATTAAGATAAGAATTGTGATGAAAATCTTAATAAACAAATAGTGTAAGTACAAAAGACTAAGTATGGTAATTAATTGTGAACAACTTTTTGTCTAATAAATTAGAAATTTTTCAATATATGtgcttaattaatgataaagtttttattataatatgttGATAATTGTTTTTTCGTATGAGTTAGTGTGATTGAGTCCTTATGAGCATGTTTTTTTTCTACCTTAAATTCTAATAATAatgttttgtgatttaaatatcaaattaaacaaattatcaaaattaaaactaataaaaaaattcaagaatatttGGTTATTCGATTAGTAACATGTTTGTTAGTTTgctaaattaataaatatgaaaCTCATATTCAATGAGTTTGACAAAAAGTCGTGtagaataaaatataatttcagTGAAATTGATCAATCATAGAAGAAGACACGttcgttacacgtggacatagTTCTATTTGCACCAAAATTagataattcaaataatattaaaaataacaagtatataatttttaattcataTTAATCACTCGTACGTCATTAACTTTGAAAAAATTCATTCTTTTCCTATTTTTTTCTCTTTAGATTAGCTTTAACttacttatttttttatataatatatatgctgTTTTAAGACATTTGcggtttttgtttttgatttcaTTTCGGGAAGAAGcgtaaaaaatatgaaaaattgtGAGTTTATGATTAAATTTCAAGttaacttttatttttttatttagttttaagttaaattttattttattttaatattatttaacttttaaattttaaataataaatatttaacgtatataatttttttggaaaatgcaTGCATTGTTGGTCCAGTGTATGTGATTCTTTATGATTTTGAGTTATGTTACCAATACCACTAGTGTTAATTttctatctttttttttttttttataattttaataattttcattgCAAGTGCTGATGTGACAACACACACATGTCAAGAACATATTGATGTCATATccaaaaaatgaataaaattttcaaacacaCAAAAATAGCACGCCAAGACTAAAATTAAACAATATAGAGGACTAAAATCACAAAGAGTCAAAACACACgaccaaaaatatttattttcaaaaattttaaccaAAAACACTAAAAGCATTGAAACAAATTACAACACATATTCAGAAATTTGTAAGATTTATGCTTTTATTCTTAAATTTGTATATTTATGCGTTAATTAAcattttgattgatttgatataattaaaattatagcaaaacataaaaacatattttcaCGTTTAATGTCACTCTAAATTGCTTAAAGTCATGAAGTTTTGACATTTAATCATGAGCTTTGTCATGTTTCATGTTTTTTAAATCTTGTATAAAAATAGAATTTATTGCACCAAACCTccatgtaaaatattgaaaatacacacttcaccatgtgaaattttaataggcatcctAGTTCTTAACCTTTTGTAATAGTTGCACGTTTAACTCTTGTCACGACAATTTTGTTAAACACACGCTGTTTTTTGCGCCAGAATTAATGTAATAATTTTGATATCCACTCAAATATATCATCCACATCagaatacataattttttttaacaaaatacaCGTGATGTATTTGagtaaatatgaaaatattacaataaaatgacattttcgtACTATAAACCTAATATTGTATCATAGAcctaatattataaaaaaaatggttGAGTAGACTCGGTAACAATGTGCGCTCAATAACTCGCTGTGACAAGTGTTAAATGTGCAACTATAACAAAAAGTTAAGGGCTAGAGTTCCTATTAAAATTCACATGGAAGaaatgtgtattttcaatatttcaccgGGACGAGTTTGGAGCAATATTAAActctataaaaatatatatggaatGCAATATCTAATttgtaatttataaaaatagcaTTTCTGACATTTTCTTACTATAGACCTAATATTGTATCATAGAcctaatattataaaaaaaatggttGAGTAGACTCGGTAACAACACGTGCTCAATAACTCACCGTGACAAGTGTTAAACGTGCAAATATTACAAAAGGTTGAGGGCTGGggtgcctattaaaatttcacatggAAGAAAtatgtattttcaatatttcacatggGCGAGTTTGAAGCAATATTAaactatataaaaatatatgtgGAATGCAATATCTAATTTGTAGTTTATAAAAATAGCATTTCTGACAAGAAGCATCGCGTTGCTATCGCCTCTTTGTatatttatgtgttaattattttattgattgatttgatataattaaaattatagtaaaacatacaaacattTTTTCACATTTAATATAATTCTAAAATGCTTAATCTAACCAGTTTTGACACTTAACCATGAAATTTTCTAAAAGTATATATGGAAGGCAATATCTAATCTGTAAtttataaaaacattaatttttttgagaataaacttgaataaaaaaattaaatcaaataagaaaaatagaaaacaataaaacacattaattttaaaataaattttaaatttttatttgaagGAGTGCATGatgtaatttttaaaataaattagttaATTGAAGAGTCACGTGAATAaataattggaaaaaaaaaagaaacattaATTAGGTAGCTAGTAATGAAAAAGGGTAACCATGTAAATTTCACAaataaactcacatatttatatatgtaatgtaatagattaattattttattgattgatttgatataattaaaattatagtaaaacatacaaatatttattcacgtttaatataattataaattgcTTAATCTTGTAAAGTTTTGACACTTAACCATGAAATTTTCTAAAAGTATATACGAAAGTCAATATCTAATctgtaatttataaaaatagtttttttgagAATAaacttgaataaaaaaattaaatcaaataagagaaagagaaaacaataaaacattttaattttaaaataaattttaaatttttatttgaaaaagtgcatgatataatttttaaaataaattagttaattgaagagtcacataaataaataattggaaaaaaaagaaacattAATTAGGTAGTAATGGAAAAGGGTAACCATAAAAATTCAAGTACATTTTCGTACTATAGACCTAATATTGTATCATAGAcctaatattataaaaaaaatggttGAGTAGACTCGGTAACAACGCGTGCTCAATAAATCGTCGTGACAAGTGTTAAACGTACGTGAAACTATCAGAAAATGTTAAGGGCTAGGGtgactattaaaatttcacatgagaaaatgtgtattttcaatatttaacaGAGGCGAGTTTGGAGCAATATTAAActctataaaaatatatatggaatGCAATATCTTttgtaatttataaaaatagaaTTTCTGACATTTTCGTACTATATACCTAATATTGTATCATAGACATAATATTATCAAAAAAAATGGTTGAGTAGACTCGGTAACAACGCGTGCTCAATAACTCATCGTGACAAGTGTTAAACGTGCAACTATTACAAAAAGTTTAGGGCTAGGGTgcttattaaaatttcacatgaAATAAATGTATactttcaatatttcacatggGTGAGTTTGGAGTAATATTAaactatataaaaatatatatggaatGCAATATCTAATTTGTAATTTATAAAAATCGCTTTTCTGACAAGAAGCATCACGTTGCTATCGCCTCTTTGTATATTTATGTGTTAAGTATTTTATTGATTGAtttgatataattaaaattatagtaaaacatacaaacattTCTTCACATTCAATATAATTCTAAACTGCTTAATCTTGTAAAGTTTTGACACTTAACCAtgaaattttctaaaaatatataCGGAAGGCAATATCTAATctgtaatttataaaaattgttttttgagAATAaacttgaataaaaaaattaaattaaataagaaaaagagaaaacaataaaacacattaattttaaaataaattttaaatttttatttgaaagagtgcatgatataatttttaaaataaactatttaattgaagagtcacataaataaataattgggaaaaaaacattaattaggTAGTAATGGAAAAGGGTAACCATATAAATTCACAaataaactcacatatttatatatgtaatataaatagattaattattttattgattgatttgatataaattttttttacaaatgaAATTTGtagtaaaattataattaaaattatagtaaaattataattaaaatataattaaaattatatttattgatttgatttgatataattaaaattagagaaaattgcatatatcacccctaTGAAATCGAGtgtttgctgataaccccctaTGAAAAGTTTTTGAGCTAGAAGCCCCTTATGATTCTAAATCTGTAGCATACACCCCCTTTTggctaaaaaatgactaaatgcCCTTAATGTTATAAtacaatttaatattaaaatatatttcgtgtatgacaaatattatgataaaataattatatataattttcatagttatttaaataaaatttgattattttactcaattaaatatagaattataaaataaaattaatttaattatttatttatgtaagggtatttttgtcaatttttaactgaaaagggtgtgtatgctacaaattttgaatcacggggggttattagcttaaaaaatttcatagggTGTTATTAGCAAACTCggaatttcacaagggtgatatatgcaatttccccAAAAAATTATAGTAATACATACAAATATTTCTTCACGTTTAATATAATTCTAAACTGCTTAATATTGTAAAGTTTTGACACTTAACCATGAAATTTTCTAAAAGTATATACGGAAGGAAATATCTAATctgtaatttataaaaatagttttttgAGAATAaacttgaataaaaaaaattaaatcaaataagtaaaagagaaaacaataaaacacattaattttaaaataaattttaaatttttatttgaaagagtgcatgatataatttttaaaataaattagttaATTGAAGagttacataaataaataattgagaaaaaaaagaaacattAATTAGGTAGTAATGAAAAAGGATAACCATGTAAATTTACAaataaactcacatatttatatatgtaaaataaaatagatatatTGATGGGCATTTGACTTTCTATTTTGAgtctcatattatttatttatctatctaTTTTGACATTTTATTAAGGctcataaatttttaaaagttcaTAAGA comes from the Henckelia pumila isolate YLH828 chromosome 1, ASM3356847v2, whole genome shotgun sequence genome and includes:
- the LOC140876482 gene encoding two-component response regulator ORR26-like translates to MNTTNMLEMCSCRVTAVGLAFGAISALWSGKAKFDILMADVNSPDLRAFELLYHAVNMDLPLIFMSAVDDTYLATRALENGAFMFIKKPATMEILRCLWQHVYREKRRNEERFQEIAANKRNKRSGMDDNNPGCQGQAKEKIKGQTGDEDQRYRKGTYNLVNVDDDSNKGVKRKVCTDWTEELHAKFVDAVAQLGEGRCFPKEILELMDVPGLTRMQVASHLQKCRNNNWQTPEERRSPHVLGDLNKSQHKPRKFGSMPQLGRTDTSPQSAQISGIQPENETQNNRENVGHFAPSTMTTHVQFEPGPSNIHSSDDFFRFQDPVRPIRNFVFRFQDPVRPIRNFSSTVPQGSRAPRQTFIPQNSAVASVDSSSKGQWSSETSNVESDDRSETKDKNIKSE